A genomic segment from Malus domestica chromosome 05, GDT2T_hap1 encodes:
- the TLP2 gene encoding tubby-like F-box protein 8 (The RefSeq protein has 2 substitutions compared to this genomic sequence) has translation MSFRSIVRDVRDGFGSLSRRSFEVRLPGHHRGKSHGSVHEVHDQPSVIQNSRWASLPPELLRDVIKRLEASESTWPSRKHVVACAAVCRSWREMCKEIVRSPEFCGKITFPVALKQPGSRDGTIQCFIKRDKSNLTYHLFLCLSPALLVENGKFLLSAKRTRRTTCTEYVISMDADNISRSSNKYIGKLRSNFLGTKFIIYDTQPPYNSAQLSPPGRSRRFYSKKVSPKLPTGSYNIAQVSYELNVLGTRGPRRMHCTMHSIPAASLEPGGIVPGQPEILQRSLEDSFRSISFSKSIVDSSEFSSARFSDIVGAHCEEDGRERPLILRNKAPRWHEQLQCWCLNFRGRVTVASVKNFQLIAAAPPSAGAPTPSQPPQPTWSDHDKVILQFGKVGKDMFTMDYRYPLSAFQAFAICLSSFDTKLACE, from the exons ATGTCATTCCGCAGTATAGTGCGCGATGTAAGGGATGGGTTTGGAAGTTTATCAAGACGAAGTTTTGAGGTGAGGCTGCCTGGTCATCACAGGGGGAAATCTCATGGTTCAGTCCATGAGGTGCATGACCAGCCTTCGGTAATCCAAAATAGCCGTTGGGCTAGCCTACCTCCCGAACTGCTGCGTGATGTAATAAAAAGATTGGAGGCTAGTGAGAGTACGTGGCCTTCTCGCAAGCATGTTGTTGCTTGTGCTGCTGTGTGCAGATCATGGAGGGAAATGTGCAAGGAAATCGTCAGAAGTCCTGAATTTTGTGGGAAGATTACCTTCCCAGTCGCCTTGAAGCAG CCAGGATCTCGGGATGGAACCATCCAGTGCTTTATCAAGAGGGACAAGTCTAATTTAACTTACCACCTTTTCCTTTGCCTTAGCCCTG CTTTGCTTGTTGAAAATGGGAAATTTCTTCTTTCTGCAAAGCGAACGCGGAGAACTACTTGCACAGAGTATGTGATCTCCACGGATGCTGATAatatttcaagatcaagcaaCAAGTACATTGGGAAATTGAG GTCTAATTTTCTAGGCaccaaatttattatttatgataCCCAACCTCCCTACAACAGTGCTCAGCTTTCCCCACCTGGGAGAAGCCGTCGGTTCTACTCTAAAAAGGTATCTCCCAAGCTCCCCACTGGCAGCTACAACATCGCACAGGTGTCGTATGAGTTAAATGTGCTTGGCACACGGGGGCCACGAAGGATGCACTGCACCATGCACTCAATCCCTGCAGCATCCCTTGAGCCTGGTGGCATTGTCCCTGGCCAGCCTGAGATTCTCCAACGCTCCCTTGAGGACTCATTCCGAAGCATTTCCTTCTCAAAATCAATTGTTGATTCAAGTGAGTTTAGCAGTGCACGATTCTCTGATATAGTTGGGGCCCATTGCGAAGAAGATGGAAGGGAAAGACCATTAATTCTTCGGAACAAGGCACCAAGGTGGCATGAACAGTTGCAGTGTTGGTGCTTAAACTTCCGGGGAAGGGTGACAGTTGCCTCTGTCAAAAACTTTCAGTTAATAGCGGCCGCACCACCTTCTGCTGGCGCGCCAACACCATCTCAACCACCACAGCCAACCTCGTCTGACCATGACAAGGTCATACTTCAGTTTGGTAAAGTTGGCAAGGATATGTTTACCATGGATTACCGGTATCCGTTGTCTGCGTTTCAGGCTTTTGCGATCTGCTTGAGCAGCTTCGACACCAAATTAGCATGTGAATAG